A window of the Streptomyces sp. NBC_00250 genome harbors these coding sequences:
- a CDS encoding carbohydrate ABC transporter permease yields MSAPSVTPSKAGSPRHSPPPATAGPELPGGRDRFAKSLRRNLTAHGFLIGAVLCFAFFSWYPMVREFLLAFQKTESGHTTWVGLDNLVTVVNDPAFWQAWRNTLLFTVLALVFGFAVPFAVALVINEFHHGQGYLRLLVYLPVMLPPVASVLLFKYLYDPGYGLLNELFRFLHLPEQQWLQDPDLSLLSVVIASTWMNMGGAALIYLAALQSIPGELYEAAELDGAGLFRKIWHVTIPQTRLILSLMLLMQVIATMQVFVEPFLLTGGAGPEGSTTTVVYLIYQYAFNFNNYGAAAALGLLLLVLLAGFSAAYVKLSRAEDE; encoded by the coding sequence ATGTCGGCCCCCAGCGTGACCCCGAGCAAGGCGGGCAGCCCCCGCCACTCCCCGCCGCCGGCGACGGCGGGCCCCGAACTCCCCGGTGGCCGTGACCGCTTCGCGAAGAGCCTGCGGCGCAACCTCACCGCCCACGGCTTCCTCATCGGCGCCGTCCTCTGCTTCGCGTTCTTCTCCTGGTACCCGATGGTCAGGGAGTTCCTCCTGGCCTTCCAGAAGACCGAGAGCGGACACACGACCTGGGTCGGCCTGGACAACCTCGTCACCGTCGTCAACGACCCGGCCTTCTGGCAGGCCTGGCGCAACACGCTCCTGTTCACCGTCCTCGCGCTGGTCTTCGGCTTCGCGGTGCCCTTCGCCGTCGCCCTCGTCATCAACGAGTTCCACCACGGCCAGGGCTATCTGCGGCTGCTCGTCTACCTGCCCGTGATGCTCCCGCCCGTCGCCTCGGTCCTCCTCTTCAAGTACCTGTACGACCCCGGCTACGGACTCCTCAACGAACTCTTCCGCTTCCTCCACCTCCCCGAGCAGCAATGGCTCCAGGACCCCGACCTCTCCCTGCTCTCCGTCGTCATCGCGTCGACCTGGATGAACATGGGCGGCGCGGCCCTCATCTACCTCGCCGCGCTCCAGAGCATCCCCGGCGAGCTGTACGAGGCGGCCGAGCTCGACGGCGCCGGGCTGTTCCGCAAGATCTGGCACGTCACCATCCCGCAGACGCGCCTGATCCTCTCCCTGATGCTGCTCATGCAGGTCATCGCCACCATGCAGGTCTTCGTCGAACCGTTCCTGCTCACCGGCGGCGCGGGCCCCGAGGGATCGACCACGACCGTCGTCTACCTCATCTACCAATACGCCTTCAACTTCAACAACTACGGTGCCGCGGCGGCGCTCGGTCTGCTCCTGCTCGTACTCCTCGCCGGATTCTCGGCGGCGTACGTGAAGCTCAGCCGCGCCGAGGACGAGTAG